A section of the Desulfovibrio porci genome encodes:
- a CDS encoding DUF3179 domain-containing protein yields the protein MTGLLAALVCLLWSLWPAPVAARPQNLQQLAEITKKLTETSVSYGAIPSLYRPRYDRVQDADLSMSQNDVVFVVMLPGGPRIYPQRFMVWHQVVNELIDDMAYAVTYCPITGTLMAYNASMNGLNLIFDLEGRLYDGNSVLIDRNSGSLWLQETGMAFDGPLLGRGMPTIPVFWTTWGAARRVYPDAPVLAQPRGSRPYGRDPYGNYLKTGTYYDNDILVYPVQRLDRRFPRKTPMLCLEYGEFLLAIDIAYVKKKGAVNFFLGPSALLAVHDPRLDVVRVYNRQIWAEPFLFVSQYGRLMDLNTRSIWDPATGEALDGNMRGASMKQAFGGYSMWFAWYSLNPETLVIPGPGEVPAKLLSLNPPGVDGPAEKENSATPPPASAAPGEAAPGS from the coding sequence TTGACCGGGCTTCTGGCCGCGCTGGTCTGCTTGCTCTGGAGCCTGTGGCCCGCGCCGGTTGCGGCCCGTCCCCAGAATTTGCAGCAACTGGCCGAAATTACGAAAAAATTGACGGAAACCAGCGTCAGCTACGGGGCCATTCCCTCGCTCTACCGTCCGCGTTATGACCGCGTGCAGGACGCGGACCTGAGCATGAGCCAGAACGACGTGGTCTTTGTGGTCATGCTGCCGGGCGGCCCGCGCATTTATCCGCAACGCTTCATGGTCTGGCATCAGGTGGTCAACGAGCTCATCGACGACATGGCCTATGCCGTCACCTACTGCCCCATCACCGGCACGCTGATGGCCTACAACGCCTCCATGAACGGCCTGAACCTGATATTTGATCTCGAAGGTCGCCTGTACGACGGCAACAGCGTGCTTATTGACCGCAATTCCGGCAGTCTCTGGCTGCAGGAAACGGGCATGGCTTTCGATGGGCCGCTGCTCGGCCGGGGCATGCCCACCATCCCCGTATTCTGGACCACCTGGGGCGCGGCGCGCCGGGTCTACCCCGACGCCCCCGTGCTGGCCCAGCCGCGCGGCAGCCGCCCCTACGGACGTGACCCCTACGGGAATTATCTTAAAACGGGCACCTATTACGACAACGACATCCTGGTCTATCCCGTACAGCGCCTGGACCGGCGCTTTCCCCGCAAGACTCCCATGCTCTGCCTTGAATACGGGGAATTTCTGCTGGCCATTGATATCGCCTACGTCAAAAAAAAGGGCGCGGTGAATTTTTTTCTGGGCCCCTCCGCCCTTCTGGCCGTGCACGATCCCCGGCTTGACGTGGTGCGCGTCTATAACCGCCAGATATGGGCCGAACCCTTTCTGTTCGTAAGCCAGTACGGCCGCCTCATGGACCTCAACACGCGCAGCATCTGGGATCCGGCCACGGGCGAAGCCCTGGACGGCAACATGCGGGGCGCGTCCATGAAACAAGCTTTCGGCGGCTACTCCATGTGGTTCGCCTGGTACAGCCTGAATCCGGAAACGCTTGTCATTCCCGGTCCCGGCGAAGTGCCTGCCAAGCTGCTTTCACTCAACCCGCCCGGCGTGGACGGCCCCGCCGAAAAAGAAAACAGCGCGACTCCCCCACCGGCCTCCGCCGCGCCGGGAGAGGCCGCACCAGGGTCATAG
- a CDS encoding gamma-glutamyl-gamma-aminobutyrate hydrolase family protein (Members of this family of hydrolases with an active site Cys residue belong to MEROPS family C26.), whose translation MLPNTGESCPEAQSMGVNALVLSGGDDIGATPLRDASEIVLLRWTASRDLPVLGVCRGLQMLQHYFGGGLDRLDPERHVRARHPLGWMDRKKEMERREINSYHQLGLLPDTLVPELETLALCPEDGSVKVLRARHLPWLGIIWHPEREAVPHPEDLKLFRRHSVLRRAPEVAPAAA comes from the coding sequence ATGCTGCCCAATACGGGCGAATCCTGTCCGGAGGCCCAGAGCATGGGCGTCAACGCACTGGTGCTTTCCGGCGGCGACGATATAGGCGCGACGCCTCTCCGCGACGCCAGCGAAATCGTTCTGTTGCGCTGGACCGCGTCCCGCGACCTGCCGGTGCTCGGCGTCTGCCGGGGATTGCAAATGCTCCAACATTACTTCGGTGGCGGCCTCGACCGCCTGGATCCTGAGCGGCATGTCCGCGCCCGGCACCCTCTTGGCTGGATGGATCGAAAGAAAGAAATGGAACGCCGCGAGATCAATTCCTACCACCAACTAGGCCTCCTCCCGGATACCCTGGTCCCGGAACTGGAAACTCTGGCTCTCTGTCCCGAAGACGGCAGCGTGAAGGTTTTGCGCGCCCGCCATTTGCCCTGGCTCGGCATCATATGGCACCCGGAACGGGAAGCCGTGCCGCACCCCGAAGACCTGAAACTCTTCCGGCGGCATTCCGTATTGCGCCGCGCACCTGAGGTTGCGCCCGCAGCCGCATAG
- a CDS encoding sirohydrochlorin cobaltochelatase, with protein MKRAILLVAFGASSAQGQSALKSFDARVRARFPGLPVRWAYTSLLLRERLARARQKSDSVLKALRRLCFEKFGEVAVQPLQTIPGREHAEVCAAVDEVAAQEGLVCHVGAPLLAGPEDVAEAALALIRHLPPERGPQEDVVLMGHGARHAAVARYGDLARAVSALDPHVHVGTMNGAVVLEDILPRLSSERVWLMPLLSVVGRHALQDMAGEQECSWRSRIEAHGRQCVPVLRGTAEYAGIAGIWLRHLEDAAKSFDAAASEAALK; from the coding sequence ATGAAACGCGCAATTCTTCTGGTGGCTTTCGGCGCGAGCAGCGCCCAGGGCCAGAGCGCCCTGAAAAGTTTTGACGCCCGTGTGCGCGCGCGTTTTCCGGGTTTGCCGGTGCGCTGGGCCTATACTTCGCTCTTGCTGCGTGAACGCCTGGCCAGGGCCCGGCAGAAAAGCGATTCCGTGCTCAAGGCATTGCGCCGCTTGTGTTTTGAGAAGTTCGGCGAGGTGGCGGTGCAGCCCCTCCAGACCATTCCGGGGCGGGAACATGCCGAGGTCTGCGCCGCCGTGGATGAAGTGGCCGCGCAGGAGGGCCTTGTCTGCCATGTGGGCGCGCCCCTGCTGGCCGGTCCGGAGGACGTGGCCGAAGCGGCTCTGGCCCTCATCCGCCATCTGCCGCCGGAACGCGGACCGCAGGAGGACGTGGTGCTTATGGGGCACGGGGCCCGGCACGCGGCGGTGGCCCGCTACGGGGATCTGGCGCGGGCCGTGAGCGCCCTGGACCCGCATGTGCATGTGGGCACCATGAACGGCGCGGTGGTGCTGGAGGATATTTTGCCCCGGCTTTCGTCGGAGCGGGTCTGGCTGATGCCCCTGCTTTCGGTGGTGGGGCGGCATGCGTTGCAGGACATGGCCGGGGAGCAGGAGTGCTCCTGGCGCTCACGTATTGAGGCCCACGGCCGCCAGTGCGTGCCCGTGCTCAGGGGGACGGCGGAATACGCCGGAATCGCCGGGATCTGGCTGCGCCATCTGGAGGACGCCGCGAAATCCTTTGACGCGGCGGCCTCTGAAGCGGCGCTGAAATAA
- a CDS encoding adenylyl-sulfate kinase, which yields MSAQDAPQLGRAIEDAISVFRDERDQVLVQPMVGEVSMCGVAMTRALEDGSPYYVINYDDVSGRTDTVTSGHGVSKTVLDTSHAGFDRQSRLDLAMIYARLCKLLADQGQTVVIATISLFHEVHAWNRAHLPGYLEVFLDVPESARRNRDPKGLHAAADQGRMTQMAGRDTTIDLPEAPHLTLDTAKLSAEVCLRKLLEILHGA from the coding sequence GTGTCCGCGCAAGATGCCCCGCAACTGGGCCGGGCTATTGAAGACGCCATCTCCGTCTTCCGCGACGAGCGCGACCAAGTGCTGGTGCAACCCATGGTCGGCGAAGTAAGCATGTGTGGTGTGGCTATGACCCGCGCTCTGGAGGACGGTTCTCCCTATTATGTGATCAATTACGACGACGTTTCCGGTCGCACCGACACGGTCACCAGCGGTCACGGCGTGAGCAAGACGGTTCTCGACACGTCCCATGCCGGTTTCGACCGGCAAAGCCGCCTGGACCTGGCCATGATCTACGCCCGGCTCTGCAAGCTGCTGGCCGACCAGGGACAGACCGTGGTCATCGCCACCATTTCCCTGTTCCATGAGGTTCACGCCTGGAACCGCGCCCATCTGCCGGGCTATCTGGAGGTTTTTCTGGACGTGCCCGAAAGCGCGCGGCGGAACCGTGATCCCAAAGGACTCCACGCGGCGGCGGATCAGGGCAGGATGACGCAGATGGCCGGGCGGGACACGACGATAGACCTGCCCGAAGCCCCGCACCTGACTCTGGACACGGCGAAACTTTCTGCCGAGGTCTGCCTCAGGAAGCTCCTTGAAATTCTGCACGGCGCATGA
- a CDS encoding menaquinone biosynthesis protein produces the protein MSTPGVLRMGRISYLNVLPIYHPLEAGILPHDFELVSGPPALLNEMMSRGELHVSSCSCFEYARRPERYYLVDDLSIGSRGPVMSVLLLSRLPVEQLGGHEILISGESHTSVALLRLLLRDRYRLDVRFSTGPVTPALRSATPPTAFLAIGDEALRLRNHPDYPYRLDLAEAWREWTGLPFIFGLWVVSREAAEQGLFSSDPGALLRQGRDWGLAHMDVILDLTGLGCPLSREELRIYYRDGLVYSLGGEELRGLELFYKKLATAGMIPAAPPLRFFSM, from the coding sequence ATGAGCACCCCCGGCGTCCTGCGCATGGGCCGCATCAGCTATCTGAACGTGCTGCCCATTTATCACCCCCTGGAAGCGGGCATTCTGCCCCACGACTTTGAGCTGGTTTCCGGGCCGCCCGCCCTGCTCAACGAGATGATGTCCAGGGGTGAACTGCACGTCTCGTCCTGCTCCTGCTTTGAGTACGCCCGGCGGCCCGAGCGCTACTATCTGGTGGACGACCTCTCCATCGGCTCGCGCGGCCCGGTCATGAGCGTGCTGCTGCTCTCGCGCCTGCCCGTGGAGCAACTCGGCGGGCACGAGATCCTGATCAGCGGCGAAAGCCACACCTCCGTCGCCCTGCTGCGCCTGCTTCTGCGCGACCGCTACCGGCTCGACGTGCGCTTTTCCACCGGCCCGGTCACTCCGGCCCTGCGCTCGGCCACGCCGCCCACGGCCTTTCTGGCCATCGGGGACGAAGCCCTGCGCCTGCGCAACCACCCGGACTATCCCTACCGTCTGGACCTGGCCGAGGCCTGGCGGGAATGGACGGGTCTGCCCTTTATTTTCGGGCTCTGGGTCGTCAGTCGGGAAGCGGCGGAACAGGGCCTGTTCAGCAGCGACCCCGGCGCGCTGCTGCGCCAGGGACGGGACTGGGGCCTGGCCCACATGGACGTGATTCTGGACCTCACGGGCTTGGGCTGCCCGCTCTCGCGCGAAGAACTGCGGATCTACTACCGCGACGGCCTGGTCTACAGTCTGGGCGGGGAGGAATTGCGGGGCCTGGAGCTCTTTTACAAAAAACTTGCAACTGCGGGCATGATCCCCGCCGCGCCGCCCCTGCGTTTTTTCAGCATGTAA
- the rfbD gene encoding dTDP-4-dehydrorhamnose reductase, translated as MAKALVLGGVTGLLGQALTRVLTERGWQVETLSRADGNLLEMSFLEDRLGQAGADAVFNAVAWTQVDDAEDHPEEALLINRTLPDALARVLKALGRGHLVHFSTDFVFSGPHQHPWREDDAPNPASVYGRTKLAGEEAVLRVLPERSCVLRTAWLFGPGRKNFVDVILAACRKRDAISVVHDQFGSPTYSLDLAQWSAELAEKGATGIWHAVNSGQASWCELASEAIALTAGPCRLEPIASSQWPQKAQRPVYSVLDTGKLSEFLGKKPRPWPQALREYLFSEYLSGTQSGKEGIH; from the coding sequence ATGGCTAAGGCCTTGGTTCTGGGGGGCGTTACCGGGCTTTTGGGGCAGGCGCTCACGCGCGTGCTCACGGAACGCGGCTGGCAGGTGGAAACACTGAGCCGGGCCGACGGCAATCTGCTGGAAATGTCTTTTCTTGAGGACCGCCTGGGCCAAGCGGGCGCGGATGCGGTCTTCAACGCCGTGGCCTGGACGCAGGTGGACGACGCCGAGGACCATCCCGAGGAGGCCCTGCTTATAAACCGCACCCTGCCCGACGCCTTGGCCCGCGTGCTCAAGGCTCTGGGGCGGGGCCACCTGGTGCACTTCAGCACTGATTTCGTCTTTTCCGGCCCGCATCAGCATCCCTGGCGCGAGGACGACGCTCCGAATCCGGCCAGCGTCTACGGCCGCACCAAACTGGCCGGCGAGGAAGCTGTACTCCGCGTATTGCCGGAGCGAAGTTGCGTGTTGCGTACGGCCTGGCTGTTCGGACCGGGCCGCAAAAATTTTGTAGACGTCATTCTGGCGGCCTGTCGCAAACGCGATGCCATCAGCGTGGTCCACGACCAGTTCGGTTCGCCCACCTACAGCCTGGATCTGGCCCAATGGAGCGCGGAACTGGCTGAAAAGGGCGCCACCGGCATCTGGCACGCGGTCAACAGCGGCCAGGCCAGCTGGTGTGAACTGGCCAGCGAGGCCATCGCCCTGACCGCCGGTCCCTGTCGGCTGGAACCCATCGCCAGTTCCCAATGGCCCCAGAAAGCGCAACGTCCGGTTTATTCCGTACTGGATACCGGCAAACTCAGCGAATTTCTGGGCAAAAAACCCCGTCCCTGGCCGCAGGCCCTGCGCGAATATCTGTTCAGCGAATACCTGTCCGGCACGCAGAGCGGTAAAGAAGGCATACATTGA